The Triticum aestivum cultivar Chinese Spring chromosome 7B, IWGSC CS RefSeq v2.1, whole genome shotgun sequence genome window below encodes:
- the LOC123157739 gene encoding peroxidase 1-like, whose amino-acid sequence MSVGWRPGLISRCHQAIATVRRCSQLALPPYVDQEKHACNANLQGCDASVLLESTEGNVAEKDAKPNKSLRGFGSVERVKAKLEATCPGIVSCADVLTLMSRDAVVPVKGPFWPVALGRRDGRVSSATEASDELPPASGDVPLLTKIFASKGLNLKDLVVLSGAHTLGTAHYPSFADRLYNSTGESGACGLVDPSLDSEYADKLRLKCKSLDDRAMLSEMDPGSFKTFDTSYYRHVAKRRGLFGSDAALLFDDTTREYVQRIATGKFDGEFFKDFSASMIKMGDVGVLTGAEGKIRKKCYAPN is encoded by the coding sequence ATGTCCGTCGGTTGGCGACCAGGCCTCATTTCCCGTTGCCATCAGGCCATTGCCACCGTACGTCGCTGTTCCCAGCTGGCTCTGCCGCCCTACGTCGACCAGGAGAAACATGCATGCAACGCGAACTTGCAGGGTTGTGACGCCTCCGTCCTGCTCGAATCCACCGAAGGTAACGTGGCGGAGAAGGACGCCAAACCAAACAAGAGCCTGCGAGGGTTCGGCTCCGTGGAGCGGGTGAAggccaagctcgaggccacgtgtcCGGGcatcgtctcctgcgccgacgtgCTCACCCTCATGTCCCGCGACGCGGTCGTGCCGGTCAAGGGCCCCTTCTGGCCGGTGGCGTTGGGAAGGAGAGACGGCAGAGTGTCCAGTGCCACGGAGGCCAGCGACGAGCTGCCCCCAGCCTCCGGCGACGTCCCTCTGCTCACCAAGATCTTCGCCTCCAAGGGCCTCAACCTCAAGGACCTAGTCGTCCTCTCCGGCGCCCACACACTCGGCACGGCGCACTACCCGTCTTTTGCCGACCGGCTCTACAATAGCACCGGCGAGAGCGGTGCCTGCGGCCTCGTCGACCCGTCTTTGGACAGTGAGTACGCCGACAAGCTGAGGCTCAAGTGCAAGAGCCTTGACGACCGCGCTATGCTGTCGGAGATGGACCCCGGGAGCTTCAAGACCTTCGACACCAGCTACTACCGCCACGTCGCCAAGCGGAGGGGCCTCTTCGGCTCCGACGCGGCTCTCCTCTTCGACGACACCACCAGGGAATACGTCCAGCGCATCGCCACCGGCAAGTTCGACGGCGAGTTCTTTAAGGACTTCAGCGCGTCGATGATCAAGATGGGCGACGTCGGCGTGCTCACCGGGGCCGAGGGAAAGATCAGGAAGAAGTGCTACGCCCCCAACTAG
- the LOC123161420 gene encoding peroxidase 1 codes for MAIRSLLLPLALLVLAASSAAVAQLEIGFYSKTCPDAEKIVHEEMAKIIAAAPSLAGPLLRLHFHDCFVRGCDASVLLESTDGNVAEKDAKPNKSLRGFGSVERVKAKLEAACPGIVSCADVLTLMSRDAVVLAKGPFWPVALGRRDGRVSSATEASNELPPASGDVPLLAEIFASKGLDLKDLVVLSGAHTLGTAHCPSFADRLYNGTGENGAYGLVDPSLDSEYADKLRLKCKSLDDRAMLSEMDPGSFKTFDTSYYCHVAKRRGLFRSDAALLFDATTKDYVQRIATGKFDGEFFRDFSKSMIKMGDVGVLTGAEGEIRKKCYAPN; via the exons ATGGCGATCAGATCTTTGCTGCTCCCTCTGGCCCTGCTGGTTCTTGCAGCTAGCTCAGCTGCGGTGGCTCAGCTGGAGATCGGCTTCTACAGCAAGACATGCCCAGACGCCGAGAAGATCGTCCACGAGGAGATGGCCAAGATcatcgccgccgcgcccagcctCGCCGGCCCGCTGCTCCGGCTCCAtttccacgactgcttcgtcagG GGTTGTGACGCCTCTGTCCTGCTCGAATCCACTGACGGCAACGTGGCGGAGAAGGACGCCAAGCCGAACAAGAGCCTGCGAGGGTTCGGCTCCGTGGAGCGCGTGAAGGCCAAGCTCGAGGCCGCGTGCCCGGGcatcgtctcctgcgccgacgtgCTCACCCTCATGTCCCGCGACGCGGTCGTGCTGGCCAAGGGCCCCTTCTGGCCAGTGGCGTTGGGAAGGAGAGACGGAAGGGTGTCCAGTGCCACGGAGGCCAGCAACGAGCTGCCTCCGGCCTCCGGCGACGTTCCTCTGCTCGCCGAGATCTTCGCCTCCAAGGGCCTCGATCTCAAGGACCTCGTCGTCCTCTCCGGCGCCCACACGCTCGGCACGGCGCACTGCCCGTCCTTCGCCGACCGGCTCTACAACGGCACCGGCGAGAACGGTGCCTATGGTCTTGTAGACCCGTCTCTCGACAGCGAGTACGCCGACAAGCTGAGGCTCAAGTGCAAGAGCCTTGACGACCGCGCTATGCTGTCGGAGATGGACCCGGGGAGCTTCAAGACCTTCGACACCAGCTACTACTGCCACGTCGCCAAGCGGAGGGGCCTCTTCCGCTCCGACGCCGCGCTCCTCTTCGACGCCACCACCAAGGACTACGTCCAGCGCATCGCCACGGGCAAGTTCGACGGTGAGTTCTTCAGGGACTTCAGCAAGTCCATGATCAAGATGGGAGACGTCGGCGTGCTCACCGGGGCCGAGGGAGAGATCAGGAAGAAATGCTACGCCCCCAACTAG